The nucleotide sequence GTGTCGCTCGCACGGTGTCGCCGCGCAGCGCCGACCGCAGGGCGCCGGTGGTCGACGTGCCGCCGGCCGACGTGTCGGCGGGTCAGCTCATCGCAGGCAGGACGACCCGCTCCAGCACCGTCGACGGCGTCCGCCACTGTTCCGGATCGTTGTAGCCGCCAGCCGTGACGGCCACGACGAGATCCAGGTCCGGCAGGACGTACAGGCGTTGGCCGCCGTTGCCCATCGCGGCCAGCGTCCGCTGTTCCGCGACCTTCTCGACGTACCAGTGGTAGCCGTACCGGCCGCCCCAGCTGGTCGCCAGACGGGGGCGGAGCATGACGTCAATCCACTCGGCGGGGACGATCCGTCGGCCATTCCACGACCCGGCACCGAGCACCAGCTCGCCGATCCTGGCCAGGTCCCGGGACGTGAGCCGCAGCCCGGAGGCCGCCGACGCCACCCCGTCCGACCCGCACATCCACGCCAGGTTGTCGATCTCCAGCGGCCTGAACAGCACCGATCGGGCGTACTCGGCCAGCGGCTTGCCGGTCCCGTCCGCGATCAGTCCGGCGAGCAGCGCCGTCGCGCCACCGCAGTAGCTCCAGCGGACACCGGGTGGCTCGACGACGGGCCGCTCCAGGACGTACCGGTACCGGTACGGGGCGAGTTCCATGGCGATCTCGGCGTTCGCCGGGTTGTCGTACGGCAGGTCCTCCCGCCATTCCAGCCCGAGCGACATCGTCAGCGCGTGCTCGACGGTGAGCCGGGCCCGAGCCGGATCGGCCGCCAGGTCGGAGTACGCCGGGAAGTGCCGCAGCAGCGGCGTCGAGGGTTCGGGGACCAGACCGTCGCCCAGCGCGATGCCGTACAGCAGCGCGGTCACGCTCTTGGTGACCGACCGGAGGTCGTGCAGGGTGTGCGGTCCGAACTCGAC is from Micromonospora sp. WMMD1102 and encodes:
- a CDS encoding serine hydrolase, which gives rise to MTALHDRLTETLRAGQLDGLHTAVAVRAGETVLEYYGSGEDSSWNIRLGVVEFGPHTLHDLRSVTKSVTALLYGIALGDGLVPEPSTPLLRHFPAYSDLAADPARARLTVEHALTMSLGLEWREDLPYDNPANAEIAMELAPYRYRYVLERPVVEPPGVRWSYCGGATALLAGLIADGTGKPLAEYARSVLFRPLEIDNLAWMCGSDGVASAASGLRLTSRDLARIGELVLGAGSWNGRRIVPAEWIDVMLRPRLATSWGGRYGYHWYVEKVAEQRTLAAMGNGGQRLYVLPDLDLVVAVTAGGYNDPEQWRTPSTVLERVVLPAMS